The genomic window CATGTAattctaaattgaaaaatgtcaaatgtgGGGTTCCTCAAGGTTCAATTCTTGGGCCtctgttgtttatattattatgtaaatgatattattattacatcATCGGCTCTGAAATTCGTTCTGTTTGCGGATGACACTACCATCCTATATTCTCACAAATATCTTCCAGACAAAATAGAAATGATTAATATCGAACTAAGTAAAGTTACAAACTGGTTTAGAGCGAATAAGCTAtcaataaatgttgaaaaaacaaaCTTTATGATTATGGGTAcacctcaaaaaacatttcatttcaaaagcaaTACAAACGTAATGTTCGATGGAAGTATTCTTCCAAGAGTAAACAGAACGAAATTCTTGGGTATCATAATGGATGAAAATCTTTCTTTTAAATATCACATTGAAGCAATATCtaacaatatctcaaaaaatgtaGGTATTATgcataagttaaaatattttattcctaAAAGTATAATGTATTGTATATATTCTTCATTGACAATGCCGTATTTGAGCTATGGTATTTTGATTTGGGGAAATACACATATGATTTATTtggacaaattactcaaattacaGAAAAGAGTCGTAAGAAACATTACTAAGAGTGATTTTAGGGCTCATTCAGCTCCACTATTCAAAAGTCTTAAGATTCTCACTATCTCtgacatgtataaatattatcTTGGAATCTTTATGTATAAGCATTCTGTTAATTTATTACCAATTTTATTTGAATGTTActttatgaaaagaaaaaatgtcCATACCATAAACACAAGACGAAAGAACGATTACCAGTTGGTTAGAAATAAAACGGCTTTCTCATCCAGAGGAATAAGATCATCAGGTCCCATTTTATGGAATAAAATATCTCATGACacacaaaattcaaattccactAACATATTTAAATCCAAATTTAAATCAGACTTAATAAGTCTCTTTGAGTAAGGtacacattttaaaatcatttaaaaatacttcatatacttcatatatttattcaaaaaaaaacacccaaaacttATCAATACACTATTATTATGCCATGTTTTAAGTTATGGGATGGTAACTTCAATTGTTTGTCGGCATAATTTTATGTGTTCTGTCCTTGTGTTCTCTCGTTCTTTGGTTTCACAtaggtgtaatgtaatgtaatgtaatgtaagatgGAAGGTGTTGTCCACCTCTGGCCTCCTTTGGCCTTTTGGACGGCTCCGCCATGCCTAATTAGTGACATGTTAATCAAATTATTCACTTTAAGAAATGTTTTAATCtaaaaataatcaatgaaatgtatgtaatgttatgtatgtattactttggcatggaaataaaatatctatctatctatctatctattatGATGTAGAATATAAGAATTTAAACAAGTTTATCGCAAACCTTTAGCAATCttcttcatttatttttcaatacAGGAGTACATCATGTCAGCTTTAAGTGCAAGTACAAGAGGTGGTACAACGTATGATTTACTCTGCAGCGGTATCACCAGGTCTTACAGCTACAACCTGGTAGACCTTAATGACTGTCAGCCATTATCATTCGACACTGCTGCCAACGCTCTAGTTAAGCAAGTAGACGATACTTTGACGAATATTGCAATACAACAACCAGACAAAGAGATTGAGGCTTTTACTATAGGAAAAAGCCACGCGAGACAACGATCTAAGAAGAAAGGATACGGGCGTAGTTTTATCAAGTTTGACAGAAAAGATCCCAAAACATGGAAATTTGATGGCGGTATTAACAGTAGATGGCGAGAATACGCGCAAAAAGGATATAGTGGGCTCATCGCGTTAACTGCAATCACACGAAAAGTCATACCATTTGACGTCAGACAATCACATGGAAAAATTATCGACTCTGAACAGTACAGCATTGCTCTTGAACAACAACTTATTCATCACTATATGCTGAAGAAAGCCGATCAAAGATTGGAAAACCTAAGTTTCAATCCTGGTAATCTTTGTCATGCTGAAAGAAAACCATTTGCAGGTATCGTGTACGTGGCTTTCAAACTAAGGGACGTAGAAGATGATGGCCAATCGGATTTTGCTGAAGAAGATGATGACGAAGACAATGATGAAGCATCGCGCATCACGATGTCGTTCACTGCCATTGAAGGTGAATCCCTTGAGAATATCCCAGGACCATCTTCAAGGCAGCGTACCTCGAATGACTTCTTCGGTCGTAAAGATCCAGCGCGTTCACACGAGCTAACAAGCGAGACACTTACTCCTGCACAGGAAACGCACAACACAAATGAAACATCAGAAGATCATTATCCAATGGATGTAATTGACTCAACAATTCGTGTGGATCCAAAAGCGAAAAGAGTATCTCCGAGAACATTGGCCCGTCTAAAAAGCTCGCCACATGATCAGTATCAAGATTTTCCACAGAAACAGAAGAAAGTTTCGTTTGCACCTACTATGCCAAAGAAATCTATCTTAAAAGTAAAGACAAATAAAACATTGCAGCTAACAGCGCAGAATACTCGTAAAGCTGATTGCCATAGATTGCATGAGAGCAATAACCAATTATCTTATTCGACTTCACCGAACCTCGGACTAACACAAGAAAGCTCAGAAACAAATCCGCAAAGCTTTGAAGTGCCCAAATCAAACCCATCTATTGGACATGAAAATGATGGAGTACTTTCTAGAGAAAACCATCCAAGAGAAGACCATCCAAGCACTTCAAAGGATGCAGAACCGGTTACATTACCCACCAAACGAAAATGCAATCGCGAATCTGATGACAGCGAAAGCAATAGACCAGAAAAACAAACGTGTTTAGACGGCAATATGCTTGAACCTGGTTACCGGGCCGGTTACAGAACTGAGCCCTCCGAAGAACCCTTGCCGTCAAATAACTGTGATACTGAAGCAAGAACCGAACTGACGCAGCAAACTTACTGGACAGATAGAAACATTGACAGGTGGAATTCGTCATGTGGGAAAGGAGATGCCCCGGAGGCGAAGTTGATTCACCGGCTAGTTTCAATTCGGCAGCAAAATCGCGACACTGACGTGACCGAAATTTGCGAGGTAATGTCAAATGATTCCGATGTGGATGCGATTCGTGAGATAACAACAAATGATTCTGAAGTGAGTGACGAGCAAAGACCACATGATTCTGACGTGAATGGAATTTGTGGTCAAAGAGCCCATACTTCTGATAACATCGGACTTCGCGAACAAAGAGCTCATGcttcagatattatttatgagaaaacagTGCATGCTTCTGACATCATTCTTGAGGAAACAGCGCCTGCTTCTGGTATCATTCGCGAGCAAGGAGCACATACTTCTAGTACCATTCGTGTGCAAAATGCTTCTGTGGCAATTCCTTACCAAAAAAAACGATATGAGCAGAGAGCACGCGATGTTGATAGAGAAACCGTTTCACAACCCCAAGCTGATATTAACAATGAAGACGTCATTGAGTGCTCTGACAATGAAGTGAGTATTGTTGACCTTGTTGGGATTAATCAAAGTCAGCACAAATGTAACATTTGCTCAAAGCACTTCAAGAGTAAAGCGAACTTGAAGAGGCATACAAGTAATGTCCACGAGAAATTGAGGTCACAGCCGTGTAAATACTGCGATAAAAGTTTCTTTGATAAGAGTAAGCTGAACAAACATGAAATTGAAGCTCATATGACACTATACAGTTGTAAACAATGTGGTAAACAATTCAGTGACAAGGCCAAATGCAAGAAACATGAAAATACCCATTGGAAGCCACTAGTTTGAAAATATCTCACATGTGATTGACAGCGGTAGAGGCATTGCTTCCCATGATTGGGTATTTTTTCTTCACAATAATGACTTGATTTAGCAATATTGACTTGATTTGACAATATCTAAAGATTATTACCTCGTCCAAGTAACAGAGTACACATTTCCAATTTAACCCACgcaatacttcttgcatcgatcgcTGGAAAGTTGCTGGAGCTGGAGCAATATGAAGACCAAAAGGCATAACATTGAAATCATACAGAGTTTACAGACCGTCTTGGGTGATAAATGTGGTTTAAGGCTTAGATTGCTCCTCAAGGTCTATTGTATACCAGGAGAAAGAGGCTAAATCAAAAGAGGCTTAATCAAAAATGTATATGAGCTCAGGGCCAGTTTTGACGCGGTTCTAAACTTGTTTAATTTCGTAAAATCGATACAGAAACGCCAAGTATTTGTCCCTGGTTGAAGTATTATGCAAACGGGAAAACTCCAATGGCTAGTCGATTCTTGAGTTTCCCTGGTCTAATATTACATCAACTTCTGCTTGAATATGAGGTGCATGACCGGGATCGAACTGGAGGACCGTGTTTGATTCCAGAATTAAT from Amphiura filiformis chromosome 5, Afil_fr2py, whole genome shotgun sequence includes these protein-coding regions:
- the LOC140151772 gene encoding uncharacterized protein, giving the protein MSALSASTRGGTTYDLLCSGITRSYSYNLVDLNDCQPLSFDTAANALVKQVDDTLTNIAIQQPDKEIEAFTIGKSHARQRSKKKGYGRSFIKFDRKDPKTWKFDGGINSRWREYAQKGYSGLIALTAITRKVIPFDVRQSHGKIIDSEQYSIALEQQLIHHYMLKKADQRLENLSFNPGNLCHAERKPFAGIVYVAFKLRDVEDDGQSDFAEEDDDEDNDEASRITMSFTAIEGESLENIPGPSSRQRTSNDFFGRKDPARSHELTSETLTPAQETHNTNETSEDHYPMDVIDSTIRVDPKAKRVSPRTLARLKSSPHDQYQDFPQKQKKVSFAPTMPKKSILKVKTNKTLQLTAQNTRKADCHRLHESNNQLSYSTSPNLGLTQESSETNPQSFEVPKSNPSIGHENDGVLSRENHPREDHPSTSKDAEPVTLPTKRKCNRESDDSESNRPEKQTCLDGNMLEPGYRAGYRTEPSEEPLPSNNCDTEARTELTQQTYWTDRNIDRWNSSCGKGDAPEAKLIHRLVSIRQQNRDTDVTEICEVMSNDSDVDAIREITTNDSEVSDEQRPHDSDVNGICGQRAHTSDNIGLREQRAHASDIIYEKTVHASDIILEETAPASGIIREQGAHTSSTIRVQNASVAIPYQKKRYEQRARDVDRETVSQPQADINNEDVIECSDNEVSIVDLVGINQSQHKCNICSKHFKSKANLKRHTSNVHEKLRSQPCKYCDKSFFDKSKLNKHEIEAHMTLYSCKQCGKQFSDKAKCKKHENTHWKPLV